In Oryzias melastigma strain HK-1 linkage group LG18, ASM292280v2, whole genome shotgun sequence, one DNA window encodes the following:
- the mrpl52 gene encoding 39S ribosomal protein L52, mitochondrial, whose amino-acid sequence MAAPIRTLCCSVLKNSNKYFSTTCGVRAGEKWRQEHGLSRSGTEYGPLTDLPDWSYADGRPAPPMKGQLRRKQEREVLARRIVMLNTEMDRGIETWKKKQEEAKRIEEHKKSLLLKPKGNLLVKKS is encoded by the exons ATGGCCGCCCCCATCAGGACGTTGTGCTGCTCAG tgttaaagaaCTCTAACAAATACTTCAGCACGACCTGTGGGGTCAGAGCTGGGGAGAAATGGAGACAAGA ACATGGACTCTCTAGAAGCGGCACAGAATATGGACCTCTGACTGATCTGCCTGACTGGTCGTATGCAG ATGGTCGTCCAGCACCTCCAATGAAGGGCCAGCTGAGAAGAAAACAAGAGCGAGAAGTTCTGGCG AGACGGATTGTAATGCTGAACACAGAGATGGACCGAGGAATAGAGACCTGGAAGAAAAAGCAGGAAGAGGCCAAACGAATAGAGGAGCACAAAAAGTCTCTTTTACTCAAACCTAAAGGAAATCTTTTAGTGAAAAAATCgtga